TTTCAGAATCGAAGAAATTGAAAACGCTTTGTTTAAAGCAACCGGAAAATACCTCGGACAAAAAGAAGACTCAGAAAAATAACGGAAAAAAGACGCATAATACAGGGCAAGCGCATTATAAATAATTTAAGTAAAGTTTGCGCGAAGGAACGGTTTCTGGGGCAAAAACACTCTGATTGTTGCGACCGCATGAGCGGACAATTCTATAGTTACTTTGCAACAATCAGCGTGTAGCGCATTATTGCGCGATTTTGAACCAGGAAACCGTGTCTGAAAGGCAATTTTATGCTGAATACATTTATAATGCGTTTGCCCTGGCACATAATAAATATAAAATTGCAATTTTCCTTGAATGCAATTATAATTTAATTGATTTGTAATTTTGAAATTATGCGAGGTTTGTATGCCGTTAAAGCTTATAGGAATTTTATTTTTAGTTGTGCTTGTAGCTCTTCTTACAGGATTCAATCTTTCTAACAAGTGCTCGATCTGGTTTTTTCATAGCTTTGAAGATATTCCGGTTTTTGCAGCTCTGCTTTCCGCTTTTTTGGCTGGCGTTGTAATTACGCTTCCGTTCACATTTGGAAAAAAACGAAAAACAGATTCGCTGCCTGAAACAAAAAAGAAAGAAAAAAAATCCAAGCAGAATATTCAGAGTGAAGAAACACCTTTGCAGCAACCGCAGGAAAATGCTGAATGAAAAAATTATTGCTTGCATTTTGCGCTTGTGTTGCTTCCGTTTCAGTTTTTGCGCAGAATAAAAAATCCGCGGAAATCATAAAAAAGGAAGCCTTAAAGCAGGAAAACGTCCTTGATTCAATTGACTATTTAAAGCGCAACCTTGACTTTGCCGATACTGCCGCGGACACTCGTTCTCTTCTATATTATACTGGAACTTTGCAGGAGCAGCTCGGGCTTTATACCGACGCCGGAAATTCCTATGCAAAGGCGGCTGGCATTGCGGCGCACGACGCTTCAAATATGCCAAAAGTTACTTCTGAGCAACTTGTGCTGAATGCGGTTAGGGCAAATCTTTGCGCTGGCAACTGGGAAACAGCCGACTCTTACTTGAACAGCGCGGTAAGAAATTCCAAGAATGAAACAGTTTCAGCCACAGTCAAACTTTATTCTGTTTGGAGCGAACTTTGCAAGGCATCTTCTGTTCCCGGCGCAGATATTTCCGATTCCGTGGAGCTTTTAAAGGCTTACAGTTCAATGCAGTCCATGAAAAGCGTAAAGGCGCAGGTTCTTTTTACTTTATGGCATTTGACATCTGCAAGAATATATGCGGAAGAATTGAACCGTGAATTTCCTTTAAGCCCGGAAGCTTCTGTTGCAAATGGAAAAAGCCAGATAATGCGCGTTCCGTTCTGGTACTTTGTGCCGAAAGAAAATTCCGCTTCAGCTTCACACAACCGCTACACTGAAAATTCAGAATCACAAAAAAAAGAAACTTCCGTTCAGTCTGAAATTTCTTTATCGCAAAAACATCCCGGAAAAAAACAGCAGCTTGGGCTTTTTAAGAAAAAAGAAAATGCCGATGACTGCATAAGAAATGCAAAACAAAAAGGCTTCGATGCATACTGCTACACAGAAACTCGCTCCAGCGGAACAACATATTTCATAGTCGCCGTGGACGAAAACGCCAGCATGACAATGGGGCAAAAACTAAAAAACGCCGGCATAGACTGTTATACGATTGAATAAAAGTTGCCACACGGATTGGAAAAGCATGAAAAAAATCATTAATTTCATATTGGTATTTTTATTGTTCTCGAAAATATTTGCGTATGAAGTTAACGATTTTTCAGATTGCGAATGGTTTGACAATATATCTGTAGAATATATCATTAATTATCAGAAGCCGATTTTTGATAAATACGATATTGTAAGTTTCAGTTTTCCTAAGAAAAATAATTCGTCTGATTATAAAGACTGGGGATATTACAGCATTTCCGGAATAGGAGGAGTTGGAGCTATTTATTCAGTAGAAAAAAAGGATGATAATAAGTTCGTTTTCGAATATGGCTATTTTCCTTCTTCAGATAATCAAAATGAGAAACCTGTAAAAATGTCTGAACCTAATATATGTACAGTTTATGTTCAAAATGAAAATACTTTAATTCTTGTAAATCCTCCGCTTGGCATATACAGAAAAACTTTGTATAGAAAAAATTTGGGCAAGAATCCAAATGTAAAAATGGAAGACGGCGTTGTAAACGATTTAAATGTAAGAATTAGACTTGAACCAAATACAAAAGGACTTGTTTTAGGCAAATTGCAAACTGGAACTAATGTAAAAATAATAAAGCAATCAGAACCATATATAGCTGATGGAAAAAATAATTGTTGGTATCAAATACAACTGGATGGCTATCCTGTATGCTGGATATTTGGAGAGTATATATCCAAGAGAGAAGATTATTTCAAGAATTTCGGAGTAGTAGAATAATATCATATAATGAAAGAAGTTTTGATATTGAAGGAAAGCAAAGAAAGGCAAATAAAAAAAGCCGCCAAGCGTTTTAGTTCTTAGCGGCAATTTTGAAATATATTGGCTTAAAGTCCTTTTACAAATTCTTTTTTAAGGAAATCAAGGTCAAGTTCTGGATAAAGAACGTGCTTTGAAAGAAGCTCCTGAACTTCTTTTTCTGCCTTTGCCTGAACTGATTCATCAAGCTCTATTTTTCCCTTTGCAGGCTTTCCGTCTTTTGTAAGTCCTGGCTTTGTTCCCTTTAGGACAAGGTCAATAATTTCCGCGACTTTCTTCATGTCGTTTTCATTCATGCCCAAAGTTGTAAGCCCCGGAGTTCCAATGCGGATTCCAGAAGTCCACCAGGCTCCGTTCTTGTCATAAGGAAGAGCGTTTGCGTTTGCTGTAACACCGCATTTGAACAGTGCCGCCTCCGCCTGTTTTCCTGTAAGACCGTAAGTTGTAACGTCAACGAGCATAAGGTGATTGTCTGTTCCGCCGGTCTGAAGTTTCATTCCTTTTTCAATGCAGGCAGCAGCAAGAGCCTGGGCGTTCTTTACAACATTCTGCGCATAAGCCTGATATGCAGGAGTTTTCGCCTCTTTGAAAGCAACAGCTTTTGCCGCGACAATGTGGTTCAGAGGTCCGCCTAGAACCATAGGGCAGCCTTTGTTCACATAGTCTGTGAACTCTTTCTTGCATAGAATGAGCGCGCCGCGTGGTCCGCGTAAAGTCTTGTGTGTTGTAGTCGTAACAACATCAGCCCATTTTACAGGGTCGTAGTCGCCTGTGAAAACTTTTCCTGCAACAAGACCTGCAAAGTGCGCCATGTCCACCATAAGAACTGCGCCGCATTTGTCAGCAATCTCGCGGAATCTCTTAAAGTTGATTTTTCTTGGATATGCGCTGAATCCTGTAAGAAGAATAAGAGGCTTTACTTCCATCGCCTGTTTTTCTATTGCATCGTAGTCCAGAAGCCCGGTTTCCTTGTCAACTCCGTAAGGATGGCTTTCAAACATACGGGCGGAAACATTCATTTTGTATCCGTGAGTAAGGTGTCCGCCGCATGAATAGTCAAGCCCCATAAGACGCTGGTTGCCGAATCTTTTGCGCAGAATGTCGAACTGCTCGGCATTAAGCTCCGCAAGAGACTTTACGCCCATTTCCTCAAGAGTTGGAGTTTCAACAGTCTTTGAAAGAATTGCCCAGTAAGCAACAAGGTTCGCGTCGCATCCGGCATGAGGCTGAACATAAGCGTAGTCTGCTCCAAAAAGCTCGGCGGCTTCTTTTGCGGCAGTTTTTTCTACTGAATCGATGTTTTCGCATCCGCCGTAGTAACGGTGCTCCGGAAACCCTTCCGCGTATTTGTCTGTAAGAAGGTTTCCCATTGCGGCCTGAACATTGAGCGAGCAGTAGTTTTCACTTGCCACAAGCTTTAAATGCCGACGCTGGGTTTCAAGCTCCTTTACAATGTCTTCTGCAATTTCCGGGGCTACATCAGAGACAAGCTGAAGATTCGCAACATAGGAAGTCATGGCAGGATTCAGTTTTCCGCCGCATTCCTTTACATAGTTTTCAAGTGGAGTAGGCATTGGACTCACCTCGCTTTATAAATTTAAACTTGAAGTATTTTAGTTGAATCTCGCTCTTTCCGCAAGTAAGCTGAATTTTTGAAGCACAGGCAAGGTTTCTAGGCTTTAGCACAAGGCGCACCAGTCTGCACCGTTACGCTTTATATGTAATGAACAAGGTATGTATGGATTATGAAATTAAGCTGATTTTTATGTGGAATTAACTTAAAAACAAAACAAAATTAAGTTAAAATTAAAGTGAAATTAAGTTAAAATTAAAACAAAATCAACTTAAAATTAAAGTGAAATTAAATTAAAAACAAAGCAGAATTAAGTTGATTTTAGAATGAAATTAAGTTGATTTTGCACTAGTATTAACTTAAAAATTGTCTCAAAAATTGTCTGTTTTTAACTTTATTTTAAGGACGCTAAAGCAGTAAGCACGGTCTTCACAAGGTGGTGGATGGACTGTAGGAAAGCTTGGTATTAGAACATTATTGCTGATAGAAAGAGCTGCCTTGCTAATTTTTAATTGTAAAAGACAGCTCTTTTTTTTAACTCGACATTCGACCTATAAAACTTTTGTTAAAACGCAAGCAGATTGTTTTTCTTGACACCATAAAATTTGTATGGTAGCTTTAAAAAATTATACGGGGGTGGTAAAAAATGAAAACCTTAAAAAAATGTTTTAGCGTGGCTGGCGACCGTAAAAGCAGGCTGTCTTTTGCGACTTTTGTTATCTGCGGAATTATACTGCTTGCTGTTCCCTTGCAGATTTCATGCTCTGACTCAGGAGACGACAGTGGAGATTCAATTGTTGAGGGGGGGGGCTGACAGAAACAATTCCGATGACTCTGTCAAAACTGCCTTGGAAGAGGGCGTTACGTCTGCAAATGTTGACAAGCTGATGATTGCTGTTCCGGGGAAGAATTTTTCTATTCTTGCAACAGAAGTTACACAGGAGCTTTACAAGTCAGTTATGGGAGAAAATCCGAGCTCATTCAAAGGAGAAAAAAATCTTCCTGTGGAAACTGTGAGCTGGTATGACGCAGTTTATTTTTGCAACAAATTAAGTAAGATTTGCGGTTTGACTCCAGTCTATGATGTTGATGGCGAAACTGATGTAGAAAAATGGAGCTATGTTCCTAATAAGGGAAATGAAATAACAAAAACTGTAAGCCAAAATGAAAATGCCAACGGCTACCGCCTGCCAACAGTAGCTGAATGGCAGTGGGCTGCAAAGGGAGGGCAGGAATTCACGTACAGCGGCAGCGGCAACCTTGACGAAGTAGGCTGGTATAACGGCAACAGCGAGGAAAAAACACATCCTGTAGCACAGAAAGATCCTAACGGCTACGGTCTTTACGACATGAGCGGCAATGTTTGGGAATGGTGCTGGGATTCCGACAGCGGCGACGGACGCTATGACTGCGGCGGCTGGCTCAACTACGCCGGGCTCTGCGGGGTGGTGGGCTACGAGATCTGGGATCTCGCCGGCTACAGGAGCGGCCGCCTGGGCTTCCGCATTGTCCGTAGTACAGGCAAGTAATAGCGAGCTGCGGCTGTGCAGTGCCAGCACAATGAGGCGTTAAGCCGAATGGAGCAGGCTCGCAACAGATGCAGCGAGCAGGTACTGTTGTAAAAAAAAAGATAGATTCCCGCATCGAGTGCGGAAATGACATACAAACAAGCACGGGAATGACAAATTAGCAAGAGTGTGAATGTCATATAAGCAAGTGCGGGAATGACATATGGGGAAGCGCAGAGTGGAATCATAGAACTTGTTAGATATACCTTGAATGTCTCATCTTTATCTTTTCATTGCAAACATCAAAAAAAAATATTATAATTTTGCTTTATAAAAAAAAGCACAGGTCTGTGTGTTGATAGAGGTTACGATGAAAGCTATTGAACTTGAAAAATCATACAATCCAAAAGATTTTGAAGATAGAATTTATGCTGAATGGGTTCAGACAGGATGCTTTAAGCCTGCGTCCGACAAGGATTCTCCGGTGCATGAATGTTACTTGAACAAGTCTAAAAAATCAGCGGTTTCAAAGTATACAGTCGTAATTCCTCCGCCAAACGTTACAGGCGTTCTTCACATGGGGCATGGACTGAACAACACGCTTCAGGATATTGTTGTGCGCTATCACAGAATGAAAGGCGACGACACTCTTTGGATTCCTGGAACTGACCACGCCGGAATTGCCACGCAGAATGTTGTTGAAAAACAGCTTAAAAAAGAAGGAAAGACCCGCAATGACCTTGGACGTGAAAAATTCCTTGAGCGCACTTGGCAGGTAAAAGAAGACCATCACAACACAATTGTTAAACAGCAGCGCAAGCTCGGAAATTCCGTTGACTGGAATCGTGAGCGTTTTACAATGGACGAAGGTCTTTCTAAGGCTGTGCGCAATGTTTTTGTTACTCTCTATGAGCGCGGACTTATCTATAAAGGACATTATCTTGTAAACTGGTGTCCTCGCTGCGGAACGGCTCTTGCCGATGATGAAGTTGAGCACACAGACACAGATGGCTTCATGTATCACATTTACTATGAGTTTGAGGACGGCTCTGGAAAAATTGAAATCGCCACAACCCGCCCAGAAACTTTGCTTGGCGATACTGCGGTTGCCGTAAATCCAGAAGATGAGCGTTACAAGTCTGTCGTCGGAAAAAAACTTAAGCTTCCGCTTACTGACCGTGTAATAAATTTGATTGCAGATTCTTACGTTGACAAGGAATTTGGAACTGGAATGGTAAAAATCACTCCGGCGCACGATCCTAACGACTGGGAAGTTGGAAAAAGAAACAATCTTGAAGTTATAAACATTTTAAATCCGGACGGAACATTAAACAATAACTGTCCGGAAAAATACCGCGGTTTAAAATGCCCTGAAGCACGTAAGCTTATTATAGAAGATTTAAAGGAACTTGGACTTTACAAGGGCGAGGAAAAAATCAAGCATTCAGTTGGCCATTGCTACAGATGTTCAACTGTTGTAGAGCCGTATTTGAGCGACCAGTGGTTTGTAAAAATGAAGCCGCTTGCAGATAAAGCTCTTGCCGCTTGGAAGAACGAGGAATTTGTTTTTTATCCGCGCAAATGGGAAAACACATTCTCTCACTGGATGGAAAATATCCGCGACTGGTGCATAAGCCGTCAGCTTTGGTGGGGACACAGAATTCCTGTATGGTACTGCGACTGCGGACAGACAATTGTAAGCCGCGCTGATCCTGAAAAATGCCCTAAATGCGGCGCAGATGCTTCTCATCTAAAGCAGGATCCTGATGTTCTTGACACTTGGTTCTCTTCTTGGCTTTGGCCGTTCAGCACTCTTGGCTGGCCTGAAAAAACTTCCGACCTTGAGCATTTCTACCCGACTACGGCTCTTGTTACAGCCTACGATATTATTTTCTTCTGGGTAAGCCGCATGATTATGGCAGGCCTTGAATTCACAGGAAAATCTCCGTTCCATGATATTTATATTCACGGACTTGTTCGTGACAAGCAGGGCAGAAAGATGTCCAAGTCGCTTGGAAACGGAATTGACCCGCTTGAAATTATCGACCTTTACGGCGCGGACGCTCTTAAATTTACTTTGAGTTATATGTGCGCGCAGGGTCAGGATGTTCTTGTAGACAAGGATTCATTCAAGATGGGAAGCCGCTTCTGCAACAAGGTATGGAACGCAAGTCGCTATATTCTTGGAAATCTTGAAGGCAGGACTCTTATTCCTGTTGCTGATTCAGACCTTAATGAGCTTGACAAGTGGATTTATACTTGCCTTGACAACGCCGTAAAAAATGCAAGGGCTGCTTTTGAAGGCTACCGTTACAACGACGGTGCTTCTGCAATCTATGAATATTTCTGGAACGATTTCTGCGACTGGTATGTTGAAGCCACAAAGCTTTCGTTTAAGAATGGAGATGACCACGAAAAAGACCGCGCGGTTTCTGTTCTGCTGAATGTTCTTGAAGAAAGCCTTCGTTTGCTTCATCCGTACATTCCTTTTGTTACAGAAGAAATTTATTCAAAATTGCCTTTGTCTCAGATTGTGGAAAACCGCAAGAAAGCCGGCGAGCAGAAAATTCTTCCTTCCGATGAATACACAGGACTTCTTGTTACAGCTCCGTATCCAGAGGAAAAAGCAAGCCGTGTGAACAAAGAAATTACAGAGCGATTTGAAACTTTAAAGGAGCTTATAAGGACTTTGCGCGGACTTCGTGTTGAATGCGGAATCGATCCTGCAAGCAAACTTCACATTGCCGTAAAAATTTCCAAAGGCTCAAGCGCGGAAGTAATAAAAGAAAAGACAGACATGGTTTGCCTTTTGGCTGGAATCAGCAAGGTTGACTTTGTGGAATCAAATCCTGAAAAATCAATTGGAGCTGTCGGTACTGGATTCGAAGCGTTCCTTTTGGTTGATGAAAGCGTGAATAAAGAGCAGCTAAGGCAGAAGTTTACACGCGACATTGAATATGAAACAGAAAATGTCCGCAGAAGCACAAACAAGCTGAACGGAAAATTTGCCGAGCACGCTCCAGCCGAAGTTGTTCAGGAAGAAAGAAACCGCATGGAAGAAGCTCAGCGCCGCATAGAAAAGCTTAATTTGTACTTGAAGAATTTGTAGCCGGAACTTTTTCAAAAGATTTGCCTTCAGGAGGATTCTTATGAAAAGAAAATACGAAATGGCGGTGGAAAAGCCCCAGCAGATGGACAACGAGCATATGCTTCAGCTTAAGAACATCTATCTTGCGCCTTATATGCAGATTGCCACAGCTTTGATTGGCAAGGCAAGGTTCGCAGGAGGAAATATGTTCCGCCATCAGCTTGATACAATGAGCATTCTCATTGACTACGGCTACATCGACAATATCCTTTTGAAGGCGAGCTGCGTGCATGATACAATAGAAGACATTCCGGGATTTGATGAAAATCTTATCCGCAATGCTGATTCTGACGGCCCTGAAGTTCTTGAGCTTGTAAAGGAAGTTACAAAACGTCCGGGGCAGCTAAAGAGCGAATATTTAAAGTCGATTATAGACAACGGAAGCCAGCGCGCAAAAATCTTAAAATGCGCCGACAGAATTTCCAACATGATAAGCCTTGGCTTTGTAACGAGCAATGAATTTATTGAACGCTATTGCGATGAAACTGAATATTTTATTCTTCCGATTGCCGTTGAAGTTGACTTCAATATGTATCAGGAACTTATAAGCCTTGTTGTAAGCCGCCGCGAGCATCTTGAAAAGTCCGGCTATTTTGACAGGAAAGAAGAAAAGGATGAGTAGTCCTTTTGTTTGCGCTCTCCAAATTCTTATGCTACAATTCTTCAAATAGAAAACGGAGATTTTTGCGCAGTGTCCTCGTATACGATTATTGTTCCCGACTCATCTTATCTTTCACGTATCTGCGGAACAAATGACAGCAATCTAAAACTCATGGAATCTTTTCTTGGAGTTCCTGTTTTTGCCAGAGGAAACGAGCTTTCCATTGACTGCGGAGATTCTTACATTGAACAGCAGTTCCGTTTTGCAGTTGACCGCATTCTTGATGAATTTTCTGCGGCAAGCCAAAATGTTTCTGATTCAGAATTGATTCAGTCTGTATTGAATAACAATGCTGATTTGGATTTGTCTATTTCAATTCCGGGCGGAACAAAAAAAGTTTTTCCGCGCACAAAAGGCCAGTCTTCATTGATTTTAAAGATGCGTAGTTCTGATTTGGTTTTTGCAAGCGGACCTGCAGGCTCTGGAAAAACTTTTCTTGCTGTTGCGGAAGCTTTGCGGCTTTTGCTTTCCCACAAAGTAAAGTCTATAGTTTTGACGCGCCCTGTTGTTGAAGCCGGCGAAAGTCTTGGTTTTCTTCCGGGAGACTTGCAGGACAAAATAAATCCATATATAAGACCGCTGTTTGATTCAATAAATGCGGTTTTGCCTTCAGATACTATAAAAAGACTTACAGAAAACGGTATAATAGAAATTGCGCCGCTTGCCTATATGCGTGGACGGACTTTAAGCAACAGCGTTATAATTCTTGATGAAGCCCAGAATACAACTTCTGAGCAGATGAAAATGTTTTTAACTAGAATGGGAGAGACGTCTAAAGTCTTTG
The sequence above is drawn from the uncultured Treponema sp. genome and encodes:
- a CDS encoding formylglycine-generating enzyme family protein, with the translated sequence MEIQLLRGGADRNNSDDSVKTALEEGVTSANVDKLMIAVPGKNFSILATEVTQELYKSVMGENPSSFKGEKNLPVETVSWYDAVYFCNKLSKICGLTPVYDVDGETDVEKWSYVPNKGNEITKTVSQNENANGYRLPTVAEWQWAAKGGQEFTYSGSGNLDEVGWYNGNSEEKTHPVAQKDPNGYGLYDMSGNVWEWCWDSDSGDGRYDCGGWLNYAGLCGVVGYEIWDLAGYRSGRLGFRIVRSTGK
- a CDS encoding glycine hydroxymethyltransferase, translated to MPTPLENYVKECGGKLNPAMTSYVANLQLVSDVAPEIAEDIVKELETQRRHLKLVASENYCSLNVQAAMGNLLTDKYAEGFPEHRYYGGCENIDSVEKTAAKEAAELFGADYAYVQPHAGCDANLVAYWAILSKTVETPTLEEMGVKSLAELNAEQFDILRKRFGNQRLMGLDYSCGGHLTHGYKMNVSARMFESHPYGVDKETGLLDYDAIEKQAMEVKPLILLTGFSAYPRKINFKRFREIADKCGAVLMVDMAHFAGLVAGKVFTGDYDPVKWADVVTTTTHKTLRGPRGALILCKKEFTDYVNKGCPMVLGGPLNHIVAAKAVAFKEAKTPAYQAYAQNVVKNAQALAAACIEKGMKLQTGGTDNHLMLVDVTTYGLTGKQAEAALFKCGVTANANALPYDKNGAWWTSGIRIGTPGLTTLGMNENDMKKVAEIIDLVLKGTKPGLTKDGKPAKGKIELDESVQAKAEKEVQELLSKHVLYPELDLDFLKKEFVKGL
- a CDS encoding valine--tRNA ligase, which produces MKAIELEKSYNPKDFEDRIYAEWVQTGCFKPASDKDSPVHECYLNKSKKSAVSKYTVVIPPPNVTGVLHMGHGLNNTLQDIVVRYHRMKGDDTLWIPGTDHAGIATQNVVEKQLKKEGKTRNDLGREKFLERTWQVKEDHHNTIVKQQRKLGNSVDWNRERFTMDEGLSKAVRNVFVTLYERGLIYKGHYLVNWCPRCGTALADDEVEHTDTDGFMYHIYYEFEDGSGKIEIATTRPETLLGDTAVAVNPEDERYKSVVGKKLKLPLTDRVINLIADSYVDKEFGTGMVKITPAHDPNDWEVGKRNNLEVINILNPDGTLNNNCPEKYRGLKCPEARKLIIEDLKELGLYKGEEKIKHSVGHCYRCSTVVEPYLSDQWFVKMKPLADKALAAWKNEEFVFYPRKWENTFSHWMENIRDWCISRQLWWGHRIPVWYCDCGQTIVSRADPEKCPKCGADASHLKQDPDVLDTWFSSWLWPFSTLGWPEKTSDLEHFYPTTALVTAYDIIFFWVSRMIMAGLEFTGKSPFHDIYIHGLVRDKQGRKMSKSLGNGIDPLEIIDLYGADALKFTLSYMCAQGQDVLVDKDSFKMGSRFCNKVWNASRYILGNLEGRTLIPVADSDLNELDKWIYTCLDNAVKNARAAFEGYRYNDGASAIYEYFWNDFCDWYVEATKLSFKNGDDHEKDRAVSVLLNVLEESLRLLHPYIPFVTEEIYSKLPLSQIVENRKKAGEQKILPSDEYTGLLVTAPYPEEKASRVNKEITERFETLKELIRTLRGLRVECGIDPASKLHIAVKISKGSSAEVIKEKTDMVCLLAGISKVDFVESNPEKSIGAVGTGFEAFLLVDESVNKEQLRQKFTRDIEYETENVRRSTNKLNGKFAEHAPAEVVQEERNRMEEAQRRIEKLNLYLKNL
- a CDS encoding PhoH family protein gives rise to the protein MSSYTIIVPDSSYLSRICGTNDSNLKLMESFLGVPVFARGNELSIDCGDSYIEQQFRFAVDRILDEFSAASQNVSDSELIQSVLNNNADLDLSISIPGGTKKVFPRTKGQSSLILKMRSSDLVFASGPAGSGKTFLAVAEALRLLLSHKVKSIVLTRPVVEAGESLGFLPGDLQDKINPYIRPLFDSINAVLPSDTIKRLTENGIIEIAPLAYMRGRTLSNSVIILDEAQNTTSEQMKMFLTRMGETSKVFVTGDPSQVDLPKRTPSGFLHALNLLRGVEGISIAELTSEDVVRNGLVKKIIQAYENEER
- a CDS encoding SH3 domain-containing protein, with amino-acid sequence MKKIINFILVFLLFSKIFAYEVNDFSDCEWFDNISVEYIINYQKPIFDKYDIVSFSFPKKNNSSDYKDWGYYSISGIGGVGAIYSVEKKDDNKFVFEYGYFPSSDNQNEKPVKMSEPNICTVYVQNENTLILVNPPLGIYRKTLYRKNLGKNPNVKMEDGVVNDLNVRIRLEPNTKGLVLGKLQTGTNVKIIKQSEPYIADGKNNCWYQIQLDGYPVCWIFGEYISKREDYFKNFGVVE